From one Luteolibacter sp. SL250 genomic stretch:
- a CDS encoding LysR family transcriptional regulator, which produces MDEIPPTAERTGDPVLPELRHLAAFQQVYVARDYTAAAHDLNLDRKGILRMMDRLEQAFRNPLFTEPRRGVLVPSPFADRLFNDLRPLNAAREALHKELEDIRNHGRPVRIGGSPTVFRSSIFRSLFRDLQISGKIRASYVPVPAEEAIKALTGGICDLHIGCVPTTGPRFLSHLLGHLRFRMLERKGASPNTPRSRPWIVTSEEMRVEPLVGEITGYRPLDEARFLHWLDHPEECPAGTLVFAPEIPVSPSHWASVDSSPPAFTGVHLRYLRQHPYEFLPALVNGIKIPFPPHDHA; this is translated from the coding sequence ATGGATGAAATCCCCCCAACCGCGGAGAGAACCGGCGATCCGGTTCTCCCCGAATTGCGCCATCTGGCGGCATTCCAACAGGTCTATGTCGCCCGCGACTATACCGCGGCGGCCCATGATCTGAATCTGGACCGGAAGGGCATCCTCCGGATGATGGACCGGCTGGAGCAAGCGTTCCGCAATCCGCTTTTCACGGAGCCACGCCGTGGTGTGCTGGTTCCGAGCCCGTTCGCGGACCGCCTCTTCAATGATCTGAGACCGTTGAATGCCGCCCGGGAGGCTCTGCACAAAGAACTGGAGGACATCCGCAACCACGGACGTCCCGTCCGGATCGGAGGATCTCCGACCGTCTTCCGCTCCAGCATTTTCAGGAGCTTGTTCCGGGATCTCCAGATCTCCGGAAAGATCCGCGCATCCTACGTCCCCGTGCCTGCGGAAGAAGCGATCAAGGCCCTGACCGGAGGTATCTGTGATCTCCATATCGGATGTGTTCCCACCACCGGCCCACGCTTTCTCTCCCATCTGCTGGGACACCTCCGGTTCCGGATGCTGGAGCGGAAAGGAGCCAGCCCGAACACGCCGCGGAGCCGCCCATGGATCGTGACATCTGAAGAAATGCGGGTGGAGCCCCTGGTTGGAGAAATTACGGGATACCGGCCGCTGGATGAGGCACGGTTCCTGCATTGGCTGGATCATCCGGAAGAGTGTCCTGCAGGAACGCTTGTCTTCGCCCCTGAGATTCCCGTCTCCCCATCCCACTGGGCATCCGTGGATTCCAGCCCCCCGGCGTTCACCGGCGTCCACCTGCGCTACCTCCGGCAGCACCCCTACGAGTTTCTCCCCGCGTTGGTCAACGGCATCAAAATCCCATTCCCCCCCCACGATCATGCCTGA
- a CDS encoding tetratricopeptide repeat protein, which translates to MQGNPEAEELFDEANGHLALGELDEAIALYRRCVALDPGFFDGWHALAMALLKTGQTKEAIGCGLQAVTLRPNDLLAWTGLSQMYVRDGNIPEAEAAKGNARILSLGGKVVRDA; encoded by the coding sequence ATGCAAGGGAACCCCGAAGCCGAAGAACTCTTCGACGAAGCCAACGGCCATCTCGCCCTGGGCGAGCTCGATGAAGCCATCGCACTCTACCGCCGCTGCGTCGCGCTGGATCCCGGGTTTTTCGACGGCTGGCACGCGCTGGCCATGGCCCTGCTGAAAACCGGACAGACCAAGGAGGCGATCGGCTGCGGCCTGCAGGCGGTCACCCTCCGGCCGAACGACCTGCTCGCCTGGACCGGTCTCTCCCAGATGTATGTCCGGGACGGCAACATCCCGGAAGCGGAAGCCGCCAAGGGCAATGCCCGCATCCTGTCACTGGGCGGCAAAGTCGTCCGGGACGCCTGA
- a CDS encoding peptidylprolyl isomerase, whose product MIEQIRKYSGLMIVVLVVVFISFFFMDTNSMRGPIGSPTVMRIDGRGYSEKDFRRLGASSYEAIIGIARGGDFGLYQAFMPLFGRGGGDDIPKQLFINRVLLQQAKDKFGIHPSDEEVSSYIRKMRAFSGQDGSFDPEIYGKFVEQGMSRLGLAEHDLRDIASDAIAAQKLQSILSAGLSTDRDAIARETALDSQQITVELGRLDLDTYQDKIDPKEEEIKAYWEGIQDSFKTEPLKKFTYVIVTPEAVAESAPEAPAAPLAADATEEAKAAAKKAEEDKKAAAAAKTAEARRENQNKVDGLVDDFSFSLMEQHGAGFEDLAKKNGWEVKTTDLFAQSAPPADLNIDLRSSSQGGKAVDLLFRMTAGKDAASRISEPIAVGEGQWLVARLDGEEASRVKTYAEARADARAQYISEKGIEAMKAAVEAASTKIKEGLAAKKSFADAAKEAGIAEVKTVEKVTRTYRPDALSEPQGLFQEARATDPGALTNTIVESDRAFVVHVVKREVVKEENAAARLDAEVSNSAAGNAFAAFHSWLSAETEAAKVEDLYAKQ is encoded by the coding sequence ATGATCGAGCAAATCCGCAAATACTCCGGCCTGATGATCGTCGTTCTGGTGGTCGTCTTCATCAGCTTCTTCTTCATGGACACCAACTCCATGCGGGGCCCGATCGGTTCGCCCACCGTCATGCGGATCGACGGGCGCGGCTACAGCGAAAAGGACTTCCGCCGCCTGGGTGCCAGCAGCTATGAAGCCATCATCGGCATCGCACGGGGCGGTGATTTCGGACTTTACCAGGCTTTCATGCCACTTTTCGGCCGGGGCGGCGGGGATGACATCCCGAAGCAGCTCTTCATCAACCGCGTTCTCCTGCAACAGGCGAAGGACAAGTTCGGCATCCACCCGAGCGACGAGGAAGTTTCCAGCTACATCCGGAAAATGCGCGCTTTCAGCGGCCAGGACGGCAGCTTCGACCCGGAGATCTACGGCAAATTCGTCGAACAGGGGATGAGCCGCCTGGGTCTCGCCGAGCATGACCTCCGTGACATCGCCTCCGACGCCATCGCCGCGCAGAAACTCCAGTCCATCCTCAGCGCCGGGCTCAGCACCGACCGTGACGCGATCGCACGGGAAACCGCCCTGGATTCCCAGCAGATCACCGTCGAGCTCGGTCGCCTGGACCTCGACACCTATCAGGACAAGATCGACCCGAAGGAAGAGGAGATCAAAGCCTACTGGGAAGGCATCCAGGACTCCTTCAAGACGGAGCCGCTCAAGAAGTTCACCTACGTGATCGTCACTCCGGAAGCTGTTGCGGAGTCAGCTCCCGAGGCACCGGCCGCCCCGCTGGCCGCCGATGCGACGGAAGAAGCGAAAGCCGCCGCAAAGAAAGCGGAGGAAGACAAGAAGGCGGCCGCCGCCGCGAAGACCGCCGAGGCACGCCGTGAGAACCAGAACAAGGTGGACGGCCTTGTCGATGATTTCAGCTTTTCCCTGATGGAACAGCATGGCGCCGGTTTCGAGGACCTCGCCAAGAAGAACGGCTGGGAAGTCAAAACCACCGACCTCTTTGCCCAGAGCGCGCCACCGGCTGACCTGAACATCGACCTCCGCTCCTCCAGCCAGGGCGGCAAGGCGGTGGATCTCCTGTTCCGCATGACCGCAGGCAAGGACGCGGCCTCCCGCATCTCCGAGCCGATCGCCGTCGGTGAGGGCCAGTGGCTCGTCGCCCGCCTGGACGGCGAGGAAGCCTCCCGGGTGAAAACCTACGCGGAAGCCCGTGCGGATGCCCGTGCCCAATACATTTCCGAAAAGGGGATCGAGGCGATGAAAGCCGCCGTCGAAGCGGCCTCCACCAAGATCAAGGAAGGCCTGGCCGCGAAGAAGTCCTTCGCGGACGCCGCCAAGGAAGCCGGCATCGCCGAAGTCAAGACGGTTGAGAAAGTGACCCGCACCTACCGCCCGGATGCCCTCAGCGAACCACAGGGCCTCTTCCAGGAAGCCCGTGCGACCGATCCCGGCGCCCTCACCAACACCATCGTGGAGTCCGACCGCGCGTTCGTGGTGCATGTGGTGAAGCGTGAGGTGGTCAAGGAAGAGAACGCCGCCGCCCGCCTGGACGCCGAAGTGTCCAACAGCGCCGCCGGCAACGCCTTCGCCGCCTTCCACTCCTGGCTCTCCGCGGAAACCGAAGCCGCCAAGGTGGAGGACCTCTACGCCAAGCAGTAA
- a CDS encoding 4-hydroxy-3-methylbut-2-enyl diphosphate reductase has protein sequence MSDAAADPAQKTKRPRVNVRRPDVMERVAAEVAVHFHSSIVEKLKDRGGKITIGNTTVLLAQQFGFCYGVERAIDLAYASRRVFPENRIFLIGEIIHNPEVNRQLREMNIVSLPWQELTEDYDDLTEDDVVIVPAFGAPTHFMKKVEERGSYVVDTTCGDVMKVWRRVRGYAKDGVTSIIHGKSNHEETRATASRALGEDGTGHYLVILTLADTDYVGNYIKGHGNKADFMKRFGNCVSDGFDPDIHLQRIGVANQTTMLKSETQEIQTRLLAAVIERDHNGANFQVFDTICGATQERQDALFEMLRVKMDMLLVVGGYNSSNTQHLVEIGEKELPTFFIRDASCIRSLEEIVHFDLHKHEETTSYSRILAGDAPAVIGITAGASCPNNLIEETVFKVFELRGIGREAVAGA, from the coding sequence ATGAGCGACGCCGCCGCAGATCCCGCCCAGAAAACGAAACGCCCGCGCGTGAACGTCCGCCGTCCGGATGTCATGGAGCGCGTGGCCGCGGAGGTGGCGGTGCATTTCCACTCCTCCATCGTGGAGAAGCTGAAGGACCGCGGCGGAAAGATCACCATCGGCAACACGACGGTGCTGCTCGCCCAGCAGTTCGGCTTCTGTTACGGGGTGGAGCGGGCGATCGACCTGGCCTACGCCTCGCGGCGTGTTTTCCCGGAGAACCGCATCTTCCTGATCGGCGAGATCATCCACAACCCGGAGGTCAACCGCCAGCTCCGGGAGATGAACATCGTCTCCCTGCCATGGCAGGAACTCACGGAGGACTATGACGATCTCACGGAGGATGATGTGGTCATCGTCCCGGCCTTCGGCGCACCCACCCACTTCATGAAAAAGGTGGAGGAGCGCGGCAGCTATGTGGTGGACACCACCTGCGGGGATGTGATGAAGGTCTGGCGGCGCGTCCGCGGCTACGCGAAGGACGGCGTGACCTCCATCATCCACGGCAAGTCGAACCACGAAGAAACCCGCGCCACCGCGTCCCGCGCGCTCGGCGAGGACGGCACCGGCCACTACCTCGTCATCCTGACTCTGGCGGACACGGACTACGTCGGCAACTACATCAAGGGCCACGGCAACAAGGCGGACTTCATGAAGCGCTTCGGCAACTGCGTGTCCGATGGCTTCGATCCTGACATCCACCTCCAGCGCATCGGCGTGGCGAACCAGACGACCATGCTGAAAAGCGAGACGCAGGAGATCCAGACACGCCTGCTGGCCGCCGTGATCGAGCGGGACCACAACGGCGCGAATTTCCAGGTGTTCGACACCATCTGCGGGGCCACCCAGGAGCGGCAGGACGCCCTGTTCGAGATGCTGCGCGTGAAAATGGACATGCTGCTGGTCGTGGGCGGCTACAACAGTTCCAACACGCAGCATCTCGTCGAAATCGGCGAAAAGGAACTGCCGACGTTCTTCATCCGGGACGCCTCCTGCATCAGGTCGCTGGAGGAAATCGTCCACTTCGACCTCCACAAGCACGAGGAGACGACCAGTTACTCAAGGATCCTCGCGGGGGACGCGCCCGCCGTCATCGGCATCACCGCCGGAGCTTCCTGCCCGAACAACCTGATCGAGGAGACGGTCTTCAAGGTGTTCGAGCTTCGGGGGATCGGCCGTGAGGCGGTGGCCGGGGCGTAG
- a CDS encoding acyl-CoA thioesterase codes for MALSWMWGLGLFFSVQMTFMFGLQGLLTFAVPNAVGLALFGVLTQIVAKRHGRGPESLADFFDKFSRPFRLAFYLYQIIALSLTVFALASYLFVPLNLAPGPLVGMFLCLVVFVVLAAGCLFGEEFGIGKIKYGHAMAGFGLLVCIGILLFGTGAATSGSVQWKSPYTPVWGGPSLLGYTIPLLVGLLVGPWLDLQHWQRAIQIHREKTSVSGSYIIGGVIFFLLLLFHGFMAMWVMGKGAEAVAMMKAVDGFTYAHDLVTRYMQSRFADGSVIPVAYFSFLIICAVTTLDSGYVALKWFLGRNVEKSQNVLLSMVPKQFIASPIPSFLLVAFITLSGILANWLYGKADLVKLEYFMVFYASFFVGYASLAIARCFVPNSQQPLPQIRMFSMASMSMVIFAFGYFKAETSLLILGSVLPLAYVIWLVVNTDLLRVVTEKAGEVMEKASTSDVAAIKAIAKTVAPASPAAASAVVQPADAHALGGHFEGKWFVYSMIATYADTNSVGNVYFGMYGMYVGKTRELFFAKAMPDFDLKTTKFFILTRSFEHKFVREAREFDTITVKIRVADFNRKFCTLEHQIFGSENQLLGKGQQSLLFVSSKDYSLLDIPPEMHKAFLPYL; via the coding sequence GTGGCTCTGTCATGGATGTGGGGGCTGGGGCTGTTTTTCAGCGTCCAGATGACATTCATGTTCGGTCTCCAGGGGCTGCTGACCTTTGCCGTCCCGAATGCGGTGGGCTTGGCCCTGTTCGGTGTGCTCACCCAGATCGTGGCGAAACGGCACGGCCGCGGACCTGAATCGCTCGCGGATTTCTTCGACAAATTTTCCCGGCCGTTCCGGCTGGCGTTCTATCTCTACCAGATCATCGCCCTGTCCCTCACGGTGTTCGCACTGGCGAGCTACCTGTTCGTCCCGCTGAACCTGGCCCCCGGGCCGCTGGTGGGCATGTTCCTCTGCCTGGTGGTATTCGTGGTCCTGGCGGCGGGCTGTCTTTTCGGGGAGGAGTTCGGCATCGGGAAGATCAAGTACGGTCATGCCATGGCCGGGTTCGGCCTGCTCGTCTGCATCGGTATCCTGTTGTTCGGCACCGGAGCCGCCACGTCCGGCTCCGTCCAGTGGAAGTCCCCCTACACCCCGGTGTGGGGTGGTCCCAGTCTACTGGGCTACACCATCCCGCTGCTGGTCGGCCTGCTGGTGGGCCCGTGGCTGGATCTCCAGCACTGGCAGCGCGCGATCCAGATCCACCGTGAGAAGACCTCCGTCAGCGGCAGCTACATCATCGGCGGCGTGATCTTTTTCCTGCTCCTCCTCTTCCACGGCTTCATGGCGATGTGGGTGATGGGCAAGGGCGCGGAGGCGGTGGCCATGATGAAGGCCGTGGACGGCTTCACCTACGCCCATGACCTGGTCACCCGCTACATGCAGTCGCGCTTCGCCGACGGCAGCGTGATCCCGGTGGCCTACTTCTCCTTCCTGATCATCTGCGCGGTCACCACCCTGGACAGCGGCTATGTGGCCCTGAAGTGGTTCCTCGGCAGGAATGTCGAAAAAAGCCAGAACGTGCTCCTGTCGATGGTTCCGAAGCAGTTCATCGCTTCCCCCATCCCCAGCTTCCTGCTCGTCGCGTTCATCACGCTCTCCGGTATCCTGGCGAACTGGCTCTACGGCAAGGCGGACCTGGTGAAGCTGGAGTATTTCATGGTGTTCTACGCCTCGTTCTTCGTCGGTTACGCCTCGCTGGCCATCGCCCGCTGCTTCGTGCCGAACTCCCAGCAACCGCTGCCGCAGATCCGCATGTTCTCCATGGCCAGCATGTCCATGGTCATCTTCGCCTTCGGTTACTTCAAGGCGGAGACCTCCCTGCTCATCCTCGGCTCGGTCCTGCCGTTGGCCTACGTCATCTGGCTGGTGGTCAACACCGACCTCCTGCGCGTCGTCACGGAAAAGGCGGGCGAGGTGATGGAGAAAGCCTCCACTTCCGACGTGGCGGCCATCAAGGCCATCGCGAAAACCGTCGCGCCGGCTTCTCCGGCGGCCGCTTCCGCCGTGGTCCAGCCTGCGGACGCCCATGCGCTTGGCGGCCACTTCGAGGGCAAGTGGTTCGTCTATTCCATGATCGCCACCTACGCGGACACCAACTCCGTGGGGAACGTCTATTTCGGCATGTATGGCATGTACGTCGGGAAAACCCGCGAGCTTTTCTTCGCCAAGGCGATGCCGGACTTCGACCTGAAGACCACCAAATTCTTCATCCTGACCCGCTCGTTCGAGCACAAGTTCGTGCGCGAGGCGCGGGAGTTCGACACCATCACCGTGAAAATCCGCGTGGCGGACTTCAACCGGAAGTTCTGCACCCTGGAGCACCAGATCTTCGGCTCGGAGAACCAGCTTTTGGGCAAGGGGCAGCAGAGCCTGCTGTTCGTTTCCTCGAAGGACTACAGCCTGTTGGACATCCCGCCGGAGATGCACAAGGCCTTCCTGCCTTACCTGTAA
- a CDS encoding TIGR02206 family membrane protein — MPRAFQPFTPEHYYAVLVGAVVITILILLGRMGGRRRLFATWVLAFTNLAAYPLGQAAWLSLSADKSLDNLIPFHLCDIAAITGGFALLTRNHLLATLTYFWGLAATMQGLLTPAITVGFPEWPFIMFFVHHFVIVGTAFYLPIVEGWRPKTPLWRSPVEVFLWSLAYLAFAMTVNKVLGTNFGFAAGPPPNPSLIDHLGPWPWYLLAMAGLALVLYFLLALPFAGAARRGK; from the coding sequence ATGCCACGTGCTTTCCAACCCTTCACGCCGGAACACTACTATGCGGTGCTCGTTGGTGCGGTGGTCATCACCATCCTAATCCTGCTCGGGAGGATGGGTGGGCGGCGGCGGCTGTTCGCCACCTGGGTGCTGGCATTCACCAACCTGGCGGCCTACCCGCTGGGACAGGCGGCGTGGCTGTCGCTGAGTGCGGACAAGAGTCTGGACAACCTGATCCCTTTCCACCTGTGCGACATCGCGGCCATCACCGGTGGCTTCGCGCTGCTGACGCGGAACCACCTGCTGGCGACCCTGACGTATTTCTGGGGACTGGCCGCCACCATGCAGGGGCTGCTGACGCCGGCCATCACCGTCGGCTTTCCGGAGTGGCCGTTCATCATGTTCTTCGTCCACCACTTCGTCATCGTGGGCACGGCGTTCTACCTGCCCATCGTGGAGGGCTGGAGGCCGAAGACGCCGCTGTGGCGCAGCCCGGTGGAGGTTTTCCTATGGTCGCTGGCTTACCTCGCCTTCGCCATGACGGTGAACAAAGTCCTGGGAACCAACTTCGGTTTTGCCGCGGGACCTCCGCCGAATCCCAGCCTGATCGACCACCTCGGTCCATGGCCGTGGTACCTGCTGGCGATGGCGGGCTTGGCACTGGTGCTCTATTTCCTGCTGGCGTTGCCGTTCGCGGGCGCGGCACGGCGGGGAAAATGA
- a CDS encoding LysR family transcriptional regulator, translating to MPEIREIQVFLTLTQSGSFSAAAKELGITQPAVSAHISKLEQLMGFLLFHRSPEGATMTEQGKSILPHLERLNQEYVDLLRRADYWNRFQSHEVKIWTDGSYLSQELKGARTPRADLSVMEIWKDMEAKAGWVDALKNFETDIVITGSFLKAGDCPEIRVSTVAAEAGLTVAWNPDYYAFDTDGFSFPDTFSSSVILPTESLAAGFRQFLSSWCETTYGIHIMEMMEFRSEHEAVEACRLGLGVLIFPGEAASRLRLGQLGLATHPAFGFLLPKAFRFGIRWRANEKNPAIISTVRSLLAKFPPSGTGGI from the coding sequence ATGCCTGAAATCCGTGAGATCCAAGTGTTTCTCACACTGACACAGTCGGGAAGTTTCTCCGCAGCGGCAAAGGAACTGGGAATCACCCAGCCTGCGGTGAGCGCACATATCTCCAAGCTGGAGCAGTTGATGGGCTTCCTGTTGTTCCACCGTTCGCCGGAAGGGGCGACCATGACGGAGCAAGGGAAATCAATCCTGCCCCATCTGGAACGCCTCAACCAGGAATACGTCGATCTCCTGAGGCGGGCGGACTATTGGAACCGCTTCCAGTCCCACGAGGTGAAGATCTGGACGGATGGCAGCTATCTGTCCCAGGAACTGAAAGGAGCGCGCACCCCCAGGGCGGATCTCTCCGTGATGGAAATATGGAAAGACATGGAGGCCAAGGCGGGCTGGGTGGATGCCCTGAAAAATTTCGAGACGGACATCGTGATCACCGGTTCATTCCTGAAGGCCGGTGACTGTCCGGAAATCCGGGTCTCCACGGTGGCCGCGGAAGCGGGACTCACGGTCGCGTGGAATCCGGACTACTACGCCTTCGACACGGATGGGTTCAGCTTCCCGGACACCTTTTCCTCGAGCGTCATCCTTCCGACGGAATCCCTCGCCGCCGGATTCCGCCAATTCCTTTCCAGTTGGTGCGAGACGACCTACGGCATCCACATCATGGAAATGATGGAGTTCAGATCCGAACACGAAGCGGTGGAAGCCTGCCGCCTGGGGCTTGGCGTGCTGATCTTTCCGGGAGAGGCGGCATCCAGGCTGCGGCTCGGCCAGCTCGGGCTGGCAACGCATCCAGCGTTCGGGTTCCTGCTTCCGAAGGCATTCAGGTTCGGCATCCGCTGGAGGGCCAATGAAAAGAACCCCGCCATCATCTCCACGGTCCGGAGCCTGCTGGCGAAATTCCCGCCGTCCGGAACCGGCGGGATCTGA
- a CDS encoding RDD family protein, which yields MAAGNPYQPPASDSSLPEEIPEAQELAPLGDRFGASIVDGIIIGALPLLFGAAFAIFLEKHLPDVAGAWIRRMEESDFWSGFIDTMVSFVIFVGVQGHFLAKNGQTIGKKLLGIKIVTMEGKKPRMEALLLLRMLVPVLLATIPVAGPYIYLAGILIIFTRPRRCFHDYIAGTKVVQATVLPRGVAGAGRTARRLGKKEEMASVPGEEERTDRDC from the coding sequence ATGGCCGCCGGAAACCCCTACCAGCCTCCAGCCAGTGACTCCTCACTCCCTGAGGAGATCCCGGAGGCGCAGGAACTGGCTCCGCTGGGCGACCGCTTTGGAGCATCCATCGTGGATGGCATCATCATCGGTGCCCTGCCGTTGCTGTTTGGAGCGGCCTTCGCAATCTTCCTGGAAAAGCACCTGCCTGATGTCGCCGGAGCCTGGATCAGGAGAATGGAGGAGTCCGATTTTTGGAGCGGCTTCATCGACACGATGGTCAGCTTCGTCATCTTCGTCGGGGTCCAGGGTCACTTTCTGGCAAAAAACGGTCAGACCATCGGCAAGAAGCTGCTCGGCATCAAAATCGTCACCATGGAGGGAAAGAAGCCCCGGATGGAAGCGCTCCTTCTGCTCCGCATGCTGGTGCCCGTGCTGTTGGCCACCATCCCCGTCGCCGGTCCGTATATCTATCTGGCGGGCATCCTCATCATCTTCACGCGCCCGAGGCGGTGTTTCCATGACTACATCGCAGGGACGAAGGTGGTGCAGGCGACCGTGCTGCCGAGGGGAGTGGCGGGAGCCGGGAGGACAGCGCGGAGACTTGGGAAAAAGGAAGAGATGGCTTCAGTTCCCGGGGAAGAGGAGAGGACGGATCGCGACTGTTAA
- the metG gene encoding methionine--tRNA ligase yields MFYLTTAIDYTNGSPHIGHAYEKVLADVIARYRRLRGDEVYFLTGVDQHGQKVQQTAEKEGVHPATYVKRTTKKFSNLWEKLGVRYDGWAETTDDRHKACVGAILSSLKESGQLYKKSKKDLYSVRQEQFLTDRDRNEQGEFGPEWGEVIEIEEENWYFRLSDHADWLVSFIERTEDFVLPAFRRNEVLNALQRSPGLDLCISRPKSRLRWGIEFPFDPEYVTYVWFDALINYISFAGYQSGSGDLPDFGKLWSENDRRPVHIIGKDILVPAHGIYWLIMLHAMGFPDDQIPQLLVHGFWNGLRGEKMSKSLGNIVDPSELADKFGVDAVRYYLVRDITTGKDSDFDLDRLLMLFNTELANALGNLCNRALNMSQNFTGGVITTTGELTADDLALRESLATSLADYRAAMDEYDISRGLEAINRHVVHCNGYAERMKPWEMNKEWKTSNDPALKARIATVLYHLAESVAHAAVLLSPVLPEASAKLAAQLSLPGLEDIKLPALAWGLIPDGHAIGKPKPVFPRIAPPEQE; encoded by the coding sequence ATGTTCTATCTCACCACCGCCATCGACTACACCAACGGCTCGCCCCACATCGGCCATGCCTATGAGAAGGTGCTGGCGGACGTCATCGCCCGCTACCGCCGCCTGCGCGGGGACGAGGTCTATTTCCTCACCGGCGTGGACCAGCATGGCCAGAAGGTGCAACAGACCGCGGAAAAGGAAGGGGTCCATCCCGCCACCTACGTGAAGCGCACCACGAAGAAATTCTCCAATCTGTGGGAGAAGCTGGGCGTGCGCTACGACGGCTGGGCGGAAACCACCGACGACCGCCACAAGGCCTGCGTCGGTGCCATCCTCTCCAGCCTCAAGGAAAGCGGCCAGCTCTACAAGAAGTCCAAGAAGGACCTCTACTCCGTCCGCCAGGAGCAGTTCCTCACCGACCGTGACCGCAACGAACAGGGGGAGTTCGGCCCGGAGTGGGGTGAGGTCATCGAGATTGAAGAGGAGAACTGGTATTTCCGCCTCAGCGACCATGCGGATTGGCTGGTGTCCTTCATCGAAAGAACGGAGGACTTCGTGCTCCCCGCGTTCCGTCGGAACGAGGTGCTCAACGCGCTCCAGCGCTCCCCCGGCCTGGACCTCTGCATTTCCCGTCCGAAGTCCCGCCTGCGCTGGGGCATCGAATTTCCTTTCGATCCGGAATACGTCACCTACGTCTGGTTCGACGCCCTCATCAACTACATCTCCTTCGCCGGCTACCAGTCCGGCAGCGGGGATCTGCCGGACTTCGGCAAGCTGTGGTCGGAGAACGACCGCCGCCCCGTCCACATCATCGGCAAGGACATCCTCGTCCCCGCCCATGGCATCTACTGGCTGATCATGCTCCATGCCATGGGCTTCCCGGACGACCAGATCCCGCAACTGCTCGTCCATGGCTTCTGGAACGGCCTGCGTGGTGAGAAGATGTCAAAATCGCTCGGCAATATCGTCGATCCTTCGGAACTGGCGGACAAATTCGGCGTCGATGCCGTGCGTTACTACCTGGTCCGCGACATCACCACCGGCAAGGACTCCGACTTCGACCTGGACCGGTTGTTGATGCTCTTCAACACCGAACTGGCGAACGCGCTGGGCAACCTCTGCAACCGGGCGCTCAACATGAGCCAGAACTTCACCGGCGGCGTCATCACCACGACCGGCGAACTGACGGCGGATGACCTGGCTCTGCGCGAGTCTCTTGCCACCTCTCTGGCGGACTACCGTGCTGCCATGGATGAATATGACATCTCCCGCGGCCTGGAGGCGATCAACCGCCATGTCGTCCACTGCAACGGCTATGCCGAGCGCATGAAGCCTTGGGAAATGAACAAGGAGTGGAAGACCAGCAATGATCCCGCGCTGAAAGCGAGGATTGCCACCGTGCTGTACCATTTGGCCGAAAGCGTGGCCCACGCGGCGGTGCTGCTCTCCCCGGTGCTGCCGGAAGCCTCCGCCAAGCTGGCGGCCCAGCTTTCCCTGCCAGGCCTGGAAGATATCAAGCTTCCGGCGCTGGCCTGGGGTCTGATCCCGGACGGACACGCCATTGGCAAACCGAAGCCGGTTTTCCCACGCATCGCCCCCCCGGAACAGGAATAA
- a CDS encoding family 16 glycoside hydrolase, with product MTGFFNLRGLVLVPLCAGAAFGQTKPLAGKEKWIYGDQTAWEWTGAGDDTVLSLKKQSDFKPKVRSPFNLAWFTGGEWDSFTLTAEVRLDLFNKGNNDVCIAFSKESDTKFYYAHLGEKSDAVHLQLHLVNDADRKAITKQGAETLPWKPETWHQVKVTRNAAEGSIKVWFDGKEVLSATDKTLGKGAIGLGSFDDLGSFRNVRIVGE from the coding sequence ATGACTGGATTCTTCAATCTCCGCGGCCTGGTCCTGGTTCCGCTATGTGCAGGAGCCGCCTTCGGGCAGACCAAGCCACTCGCTGGGAAGGAAAAGTGGATCTACGGTGACCAGACCGCATGGGAATGGACCGGTGCCGGGGATGACACCGTCCTTTCGCTGAAGAAACAGTCGGACTTCAAGCCGAAGGTCCGCAGTCCCTTCAATCTCGCCTGGTTCACCGGCGGTGAGTGGGATTCCTTCACCCTCACCGCGGAGGTCCGGCTGGACCTGTTCAACAAGGGCAACAACGACGTCTGCATCGCCTTCTCAAAGGAGAGCGACACGAAATTTTACTACGCCCACCTCGGGGAAAAGTCAGATGCGGTGCACCTCCAGCTCCACCTCGTCAACGACGCGGACCGCAAGGCCATCACCAAGCAAGGCGCGGAGACCCTCCCATGGAAACCGGAAACCTGGCATCAGGTGAAGGTCACCAGGAATGCCGCGGAAGGTTCCATCAAGGTCTGGTTCGATGGCAAGGAGGTGCTCTCCGCCACCGACAAGACGCTCGGCAAGGGCGCAATCGGCCTCGGCTCATTCGATGACCTCGGTTCCTTCCGCAACGTCCGCATTGTGGGAGAGTAA